A DNA window from Abditibacteriaceae bacterium contains the following coding sequences:
- a CDS encoding HNH endonuclease signature motif containing protein produces the protein MNAGLPLVGGFDAGPLFAVKLTRPPVRPKGKEGVVHRAQTKRATPPWSDLAEKCAIYELYALARKLTRETGELHVVDHIVPKIGKIVCGMHVSWNLRVIHWKENSQKGAHTWPDMPMEQVPLF, from the coding sequence ATGAACGCGGGGCTGCCATTGGTTGGCGGCTTTGATGCTGGGCCGCTGTTCGCGGTCAAGCTGACCAGGCCGCCAGTCCGACCGAAGGGCAAAGAAGGCGTGGTGCATCGGGCGCAGACGAAGCGGGCGACGCCGCCGTGGTCTGACTTGGCCGAGAAATGCGCGATTTATGAACTTTACGCACTCGCCAGGAAGCTGACCCGCGAAACCGGCGAACTTCATGTGGTCGATCACATCGTGCCGAAAATCGGGAAAATCGTTTGCGGGATGCACGTCAGTTGGAACCTGCGCGTGATCCACTGGAAGGAAAACTCGCAGAAGGGCGCACACACCTGGCCGGATATGCCGATGGAACAGGTTCCGCTGTTCTGA